A region of the Triplophysa rosa linkage group LG5, Trosa_1v2, whole genome shotgun sequence genome:
AGAAGACAAACGTGAGTCATTTTATGTTTGTCCTCGTTGTGACTTGTCTTTGGTTTCTGTTTCTCTTAGACACTGTAAGATGTCCATCAGAAATCCTGTCTAATGCAATGAGACCCAGTTGGGCTTGTCAGTAATGCTTGCAGAATAATGTTGAAAAGAGACACTATAGACACCGAGTTTAATCAAATGACACCGAGTGTCATTTGATTAAACAAAAAGTGTATATTGAATGAAAAGTGGTTTTAAAAGTAGATTACGcctaggagtactttcttacaGGTAACTGTACTACATCCACAGATATGATGACATCCTTGTTAATGGGCTGCCGGATTGGAGACAGCCTGTCTTCTATTATCGACGTGTTAGGAAGATGAGTAATGGAGAGCTGGgcttcctcctcttcctcattcTGACAGTGGGTCACTATGCGGTTATATGGTCCATCTACCTGGAGAAGCAATTGGTAAGCAGTGAATAGttttatagactgtttcaaaacaacaacataaacgttactgcacatgcacgcttttgtggcccaaacctaacttctggtacacagtccctgtagattatttctgaaatcaagcaaaagaaacaacaCGTAAATTATATTAGATGGcgagttaaaagtatgtctagccagtattattttgagttCCAAGGAGAACTGTCAATTGGTTAAACTTAATGTGGTTAAACAatgttacacgacccattcaacaaatagtttatgtaataacatccaataaaattcaacaaattatttaacacggtaattatataataaaatactaataaaaataatataacttgattaaaatagttttttattagccactagccagaccgataaacaaacacagaccggaagttaacttcgggacAGGTGTGAGTGtctgatgaaaccatctatacctTAGGAGTTAGATATCTTGGCTCCAGATAACGCTTAATTTCTTCTCAGGATGAACTTCTGAGTAAAAAGAAACgagagaagaagaaaaaacaaagcaGTAAAATAACCGAGGAGATTAAATTCTTGGCACAGGAGAAAAATGAGAGGTAATCTAATCTCATACCACAAGATACaagctttcttttttgtttcgtaAGAAATATTAACTGTGGTATGTAAAGTGTAACCTTAAATCTTAAATTTGCTTTTTCCAGATCTGACCGGCCACACTGGCATGACATTTTGCCTCTCAAATTAAGCATCTGGTTGTACTATTCTGTGAAGTCTCTCCCTCATATTATACAGGTACGGTTCTACCGGATTAAAAACACTTGTACTCTGTGGTCTTTTCACTTTGATTCAAACATGCATCTGTAACTGTAATTTCAGGATGTAAAGCAGTATTACAAAGAGTATAAGGAAATGAAATTGAAAGAAAAGGAGGAGGCAGAGGCTCGGGCTGAGCAGGAAATACAGCAGAGTAAGGCCATGATGTGATCGCTGTTTACATTTTGACCTCTGTTCATATTGTCATACACGAGTGTAATGGAAATTTGCTTACCGAGCTTTAATAATATGTGGTGATGGGTGATTTcggtctgcagaagaaaaacgGCCTAAGGTAAAGAAACCTAAAGTGGAGTTTCCAGTCTATGAACCTTATACAGATCAAGCCTTTCTGCCAGCGTATGATCAGGGAACTTCTATTGAAGATATTGAAGATCAAATGGATGACTGGTTAGAAGAAAAACAGCAGAAGCAGAAGAAAGTATGTACTCATCTCTGTTGAAAGGATGTTGATAACTGAAAGTGTTTCGTTAACTAATAGCCAGGGATGATTGCAGGCTCATGAGTGGACAGAGGATGATCTCAGCCAGCTTTCCCGCTGTATGGCCAAGTGTCCTGGTGGAACGCCAGGACGGTGGGAGAAGATTGCTCACGAGTTAAACAGATCAGTGACTGAGGTGAGTGACGTGGGCGaccttaaaaatgtttaagGATTTTTTTTTGTGCTCAAATAATGATTAGGAAGTAGATGAGAGTACTTGATCAGGTGCattcttaaaggcatagttgacctaaaaatgaaaattcggtcattatttactcgccctcttgtcaaacctgtataactttcttctgcagaacacaaaagatattttgaagaatatttgtATCGGACAATGaaggtacccattgacttgcaatggttttgtgtccatacaatagaagtgaatgggtactgctgttgttcggttgccaacgttgttcaaaatatatttgtatgttctgcagaagaaagaaagtcatgctggtatgaaatgacaagagggcgtgtaaatgatgacagaactatcCTTTAAGTAGGGATTATATAAAAACTTTGTCGTGAACTactatttatttatactgttAAGTGATTAAAAAAAGCATAATTGGGAAAAGCAGTAttctgtaaataataataataattctgttTACATTCTGCTCATGTCAACttgaaaataataatgaaaataattgcATACAGGTCACAGCAAAAGTGAAACAAGTCAAAGACTGTGTTAGCAGTACACCAGGTAGATTTGTTTCAATATATAAATTTCAAATCTATTGTCCCCTATTGTCTCTGTAAATAGTTTGTAAGCTATCTCTACATTTTGTCTTTATACTCAGGGCTTGTGAAGCTTTCTGAACTGAAGGGTGGCACTGTTGTAGGCAAGAGTTCCAGAGCAGTGACGGTACCAGACAGTCTGATGACCCAGCGAGAGGAGCCGGAAGATTTCGGACAGTCTGTTGAGGGAGAGGACTCCGAAATTAAAACATTGAGAAAGCGGACAAAGAAGTCAGGGAGCGCGGTATCTGGATTGACGGATGAGAGGGTAAAAGGGCGTAGACAGAAAGACTTTGACCCCACAGCTGTGGATGATGACAGCGAGGATGAGAAAAAAACACCTGCTACGAAAGACAAACCCAGTGCTGCTGATGAtgtatggacacagaaccaTCAAAAGCTCTTGGAGCTGGCCTTACAACAATACCCACGTGGCACCACTGAACGCTGGGATAAGATTGCTAAAGTGGTGCCAGGAAAAACCAAGGTGAGCTTATACTCTTTAGCATAGATATTCTTACCCACACCCTTGTTTCAGACCATTTGGGTTTGACCTTTTGTTCTCCTGTGAtgatcattatttttttacttgttcaGGAGGAGTGCATGTCCCGTTTCAAACTGTTGGCAGAGCTGAttcagaaaaggaaacaggctAAGAGTTGACTCGTGGTCTTCAGTATTTCACAGTACCTCTCACCTGCTTGTGATGTGCCTTAATGCAACCCTGAGTTATGTTGCCAGACTATGTGCCATGTTCAGCCGAGCCTGAAACGTCAGCATTACTATTTGGAGAGATTCATATTTGAGAATTATCACTTGAAGCTGCACATTTAATGAaataaggttttatttattttagaatcttttccAGGTATTAGACTCTATTGTATTTGTTTCTCTATGCAACCAGAGGAGCAGAAGAGTcactttttaatgttttctttCTTCGCTTGACATGTTGAAACTTTGTTTTTCAGAAGCACAGTGTTGTGCTGCGATCTGTCATAGTCATGTTACAACATAAAGTATTGCTTGCAACCTTTCAAGGTGTCATGGTCTTCTGTGGTCACTATTACTTAGTTTCTATTACTTTTAACCTACTGCTTGAGTACGTGTTTTATTTGGTCATTTGTGTATTAGGAACATTGTTTGGAGGCTTTGAATCTGACACTGACAGATTTGAATAAATTTAAACGGCCATTTAAGAAATGAACATTGACAAAACTGTTTTACTGATGCCAAAAGATATGGGAATCATTTTTAAGTGTTTACTACATGTCAATTTTTTTGATAGATGAcattttattactataatttTGTTAGGGAAAATCTATTACACTGAAGATTACATTAAGGAATAAGGTTCAATTTAGTCCATATGGCTGGGAGCAAACCGGATTAAACTGCTTTGCAGAGACTGCCATCTATCGATTATTATAAAATAGCAGGTTCACGTTACACTGTAAAGAATGAGAAGTTGGATCTTAAaactaaacttaaaaaaatactttaattgGTAACACCTAAAAAATTAAGTTTGTCCaacttatatttaaatattcagtCATCTAAAGTAAATTTAAATTggaaaacttaattttttaggTGTCACCaattgttatatattttttaatttgatccaacttttcattttttcagtgtatgGGAAGTCAAGTGatatcaaatatttaaaattatatcaaatattaaatgttaGATGACTATTAATAGTAGAATAgagaacattttattattacttgCATGTGTGTTCTAGTGTAATTACAGACTTGTCAGATTCTTGAAATATCTAAACTATTTCtaattttccacatttttaccTTCATTTAATAAACAGAtttgacaaatattttttagataaaaaatgtaGACAACGCAAGGCAACGTTGACATTTGCTAGAGCAGAAAAACGTGCAGAACGGCAGAGGGCACTGTCGTACAAGGTAAAACTTTAATTAGCTtataaatgtatctttattttactctatttttaattttgtaacACAATGACTATGCAGACTGCCACTGTACTGCAAGTGGTAGAGCAAGGTGACCCTGTCTACACACCTTCTAATATCACAACCAACTGGCTTGAGCCAGGTGTAGGTTATTTACTGGCAGATCTTCTTTACAGATGAATAGTTCTCCTACCTGTGCAAGACAAAATGGGAAGATCAGAGTGAGAAAGCAGTATGCTTAAGCAGTTAAAATGTATTCGTATACGTTTTCTTTTAGTTCAACAGTGAATGTagattttcctttattttattctgAGCATTTAAAGGTTTAGTTTTGATTATGGAGAATAGTCGTTTTTGTCTGCTGCTGTAAGTAATGTTTGTCTGGTCCTGTTTATTTTCAGCAAATCAAATAATGGTTACTATAGGAAAAATCTGATTTTAGAGATGACATTTGCTGGCTTTCCCTTACACTCACAtgaaattaaatttatttatattccattctttattttttctttgcattgcattttttacattcttgtcTGTGGTGCGGAACATCCAGGAACACTTTCAGTTTCACTGTGTTGGGACATTTATCTTCTTTGTCCACTAAAGAAACCTTCTATTAAACAGCTACAGTAAGATACAGACAAAACCATACATTGACAGGTGACATCACATATCTTTTAATACTgctattttaatcttttttatcAACTTACACTTAGAATTCACCTAAATAACGTAtcatacagtaggcctacattttaaaatgtataagaaGTTTTTACTACTTTAATGCCTACAACATTCCCTAatgcatctgtgttgtgtcagtgCTTTAAGGAAGGTAAAGTAAATGGGAAACAGTACAAAAccctttaaatgaattaaatgtgaCCAAGACTCAATTTCAAACTTCAATACAATCTTCTCTTTGTTCTATGACAGGACTGTTTCACATATTTTCATAGAAACAAACATCTTGTCCAGCAGATGTCTCTCTTCGCCTTCCAAACGTATTTGTTTACGGAAAGGAGTGGGGTGGGACTTGTGCGTggttacaaaatataaaataatttaaaaatctgtttataTCTTTAGTAGAATTCAACGAAAAGATCAAGTGATATCCTCTCTAGGCAGTCGTATTGCGCTTTGAGTTTTTATTAGCAAACTGCATCTCTAACTAGCTTGCTAACTTTATTACGTAGCCATCGAAATAACAACAACGTGAAGAAAAGTTTGTTTTAGCTTCAGAAATACTTCCCACGTCCTCGATAAAACTATGTCCCTCATTGGGGATAGCAAGATATTGCGTATTTTCCTCATTGTCCTTTCTCAAGTTGCTTACATTGCTACTTTGTTCATCAACGCGCTCGCAGGATCGGGAAAAGGTAGGAATCGCACTGTTTTACTCACGTATATATTTTACAGAACAAAATCGATCGTATTTACGTCAGAAGCGCTCAAACGAACTATTTCTCATCGGTTTTAAAGG
Encoded here:
- the dnajc1 gene encoding dnaJ homolog subfamily C member 1 translates to MTLPGIFTLALFSGLLAIQPTLAWDADLELFDLVEEIPQTFYEFLSVSQDASSSEIRKAYRKLSLTLHPDKNKDEDAENQFRQLVAIYEVLKDEERRQTYDDILVNGLPDWRQPVFYYRRVRKMSNGELGFLLFLILTVGHYAVIWSIYLEKQLDELLSKKKREKKKKQSSKITEEIKFLAQEKNERSDRPHWHDILPLKLSIWLYYSVKSLPHIIQDVKQYYKEYKEMKLKEKEEAEARAEQEIQQKEKRPKVKKPKVEFPVYEPYTDQAFLPAYDQGTSIEDIEDQMDDWLEEKQQKQKKAHEWTEDDLSQLSRCMAKCPGGTPGRWEKIAHELNRSVTEVTAKVKQVKDCVSSTPGLVKLSELKGGTVVGKSSRAVTVPDSLMTQREEPEDFGQSVEGEDSEIKTLRKRTKKSGSAVSGLTDERVKGRRQKDFDPTAVDDDSEDEKKTPATKDKPSAADDVWTQNHQKLLELALQQYPRGTTERWDKIAKVVPGKTKEECMSRFKLLAELIQKRKQAKS